The Armatimonadota bacterium genome window below encodes:
- the thiD gene encoding bifunctional hydroxymethylpyrimidine kinase/phosphomethylpyrimidine kinase gives MRIPRAMTIAGSDSGGGAGIQADLKTFAALGVFGTTALTALTAQNTRAVTAVLEVAPDFVGAQIDAVVGDIGVDAAKTGMLANAAIIEVVAQKVQEHDLRRLVVDPVMVAKSGAPLLRPDAVEALRRLLLPLALVVTPNLPEAAALAGRPVRTSAEMEEAARAIVALGPRAVVVKGGHLQAGEEAVDLFYDGREVRLFAAPRVHTRHTHGTGCIFSAAIAAGLAKGLEPPEAVAQAKRFVTAAIQGGLPLGGGHGPADPMAALGRGD, from the coding sequence GTGAGGATTCCCCGGGCTATGACCATCGCCGGATCCGACTCTGGCGGCGGAGCGGGCATCCAGGCCGACCTGAAGACCTTCGCCGCGCTGGGCGTCTTCGGCACCACCGCCCTGACTGCCCTCACCGCGCAAAACACCCGTGCGGTGACCGCGGTGCTGGAGGTGGCGCCCGATTTTGTGGGAGCGCAGATCGACGCCGTCGTGGGCGACATCGGGGTGGACGCAGCCAAGACCGGCATGCTGGCCAACGCCGCCATCATCGAGGTGGTGGCGCAGAAGGTCCAGGAGCATGATCTGCGCAGGCTGGTGGTGGACCCGGTGATGGTGGCCAAGAGCGGGGCGCCCCTGCTGCGTCCGGATGCGGTGGAGGCCCTGCGCCGGCTGCTCCTGCCGCTGGCCCTGGTTGTCACCCCCAACCTGCCCGAGGCTGCGGCCCTGGCCGGGCGGCCGGTGCGCACATCCGCAGAGATGGAGGAGGCAGCACGGGCCATTGTGGCCCTGGGGCCTCGCGCGGTAGTGGTGAAGGGGGGACACCTGCAGGCGGGCGAAGAGGCAGTGGACCTGTTCTACGACGGTCGGGAGGTGCGCCTGTTCGCTGCCCCGCGGGTCCACACCAGGCACACCCACGGCACCGGCTGCATCTTCTCCGCCGCCATCGCCGCCGGGCTGGCAAAGGGCCTGGAGCCTCCCGAGGCCGTGGCGCAGGCGAAACGCTTCGTCACCGCCGCCATCCAGGGCGGGCTGCCGCTGGGGGGCGGACACGGTCCGGCCGATCCCATGGCTGCGCTGGGACGCGGAGATTAG
- the thiM gene encoding hydroxyethylthiazole kinase, with amino-acid sequence MGREDTEAAEAGARLLAELWRRRPLVHHLANFVTMGDVAAVTRAVGASPIMAIAPDEVSEIVDRADALVVNLGTPTAERLAAIERAVDAACRRAIPVIIDPVGAGVSALRTQAARRVVAAAARPLVRANPAEAAALAGRKATLRGVETEDRPELEEVVGIAASLAARGAIVAVTGARDVITDGSRVLVVDNGHPWLAAVVGAGCMATAVAGCFAAAAGQGELVTAAAAGLACFGLAAERAAARSYGPGTMKPHLVDALFAMTPEELQAGIRWTELPPP; translated from the coding sequence GTGGGGCGAGAGGACACAGAGGCGGCGGAAGCGGGCGCCAGACTGTTGGCCGAGCTGTGGCGGCGTCGGCCGCTGGTGCACCACCTGGCCAACTTCGTCACCATGGGCGACGTGGCTGCTGTCACCCGCGCCGTGGGTGCCTCGCCTATCATGGCCATAGCACCGGACGAGGTCTCAGAGATCGTGGATCGGGCGGACGCGCTGGTGGTGAACCTGGGTACCCCCACTGCGGAGCGGCTGGCTGCCATCGAGCGCGCCGTGGACGCAGCCTGCCGGCGGGCGATTCCCGTAATCATCGACCCGGTGGGGGCCGGGGTGTCGGCGTTGCGCACCCAGGCCGCCCGCAGAGTCGTAGCCGCCGCTGCACGGCCGCTGGTCCGGGCCAACCCGGCCGAGGCGGCGGCTCTGGCCGGCCGGAAGGCCACCCTGCGCGGGGTCGAGACGGAAGACAGACCAGAGCTCGAGGAGGTAGTGGGAATCGCCGCCTCTCTGGCCGCCCGCGGTGCCATAGTGGCGGTCACCGGGGCAAGAGATGTGATTACCGACGGGAGCCGGGTGCTTGTTGTCGATAACGGGCACCCCTGGCTGGCGGCGGTGGTCGGCGCGGGGTGCATGGCTACTGCGGTCGCAGGGTGCTTTGCGGCGGCGGCCGGCCAGGGGGAGTTGGTGACCGCGGCGGCCGCCGGTCTGGCCTGCTTCGGGCTGGCCGCCGAGCGGGCCGCAGCCAGGAGCTACGGACCGGGGACGATGAAGCCGCATCTGGTAGACGCGCTCTTCGCCATGACCCCGGAGGAGCTGCAGGCAGGCATCCGGTGGACGGAACTCCCTCCTCCGTAA
- the cytX gene encoding putative hydroxymethylpyrimidine transporter CytX — MAVQALTRLRIQAPPEWGIEPVPAQQRYLGYLDYFALWSSLGVGLLVLLAGTLLVPGLGLVQALAAIVIGTVVGNLLLALAGVVGSETAVPTMVLLRPALGIRGSYLPTLLNIVQLIGWGSFEIFIMSQAANGISTTLFGYDNVLLWVLVVAAFCTLLAWGGPLVVVRRWLERFAIWLVYATTIYLTWYLLTHHDVRALLAKPGDGTLPFWLAVDLVVAMPVSWLPLVADYNRFARRSTPAFWGTFAGYLVANVWFYALGVLFVLALQTTDLIPAIISLAGGWLALLLLLVDETDNGFADIYSTAVSIQNLFPRARQRWLAVVVGAVCALVAAKVNIVQYEAFLFLIGAFFVPLFGVLAADYFVLRRRRYDLEALYRSAGPYWYRGGVNWKAVAAWLAGFLAYQWIVPTELPGWKALLRGSAAALSLPFPLSARFPWLGASVPSFIVAAALYLAVAAIGRKAPRAAPTHG; from the coding sequence ATGGCCGTCCAGGCGCTGACCCGCCTGCGCATCCAGGCACCGCCGGAGTGGGGCATCGAGCCGGTTCCGGCCCAGCAGCGGTACCTGGGGTACCTGGACTACTTCGCCCTGTGGTCCAGCCTGGGAGTGGGGCTGCTGGTCCTGCTGGCCGGAACGCTGCTGGTGCCCGGGCTGGGGCTGGTCCAGGCGCTGGCCGCCATCGTCATCGGCACGGTGGTGGGCAACCTGCTGCTGGCGCTGGCGGGCGTGGTCGGCAGCGAGACGGCTGTGCCCACCATGGTGCTACTGCGTCCCGCCTTGGGCATCCGCGGCTCCTATCTCCCCACGCTGCTGAACATCGTACAGCTGATCGGCTGGGGCTCCTTTGAGATCTTCATTATGTCGCAGGCCGCCAACGGCATCTCCACCACGCTGTTCGGCTACGACAACGTGCTCCTGTGGGTCCTGGTGGTTGCCGCCTTCTGCACCCTGCTCGCCTGGGGCGGCCCCCTGGTGGTGGTGCGCCGCTGGCTGGAGCGGTTTGCCATCTGGCTCGTGTACGCTACCACCATCTACCTGACCTGGTACCTGCTCACACATCACGACGTCCGCGCCTTGCTGGCTAAGCCCGGCGATGGGACCCTGCCCTTCTGGCTGGCGGTGGACCTGGTGGTGGCGATGCCCGTCTCCTGGCTCCCGCTGGTGGCGGACTACAACCGCTTTGCCCGCCGCAGCACTCCAGCGTTCTGGGGAACCTTCGCCGGTTACCTGGTAGCCAACGTGTGGTTCTACGCGCTGGGAGTACTCTTCGTCCTGGCCCTCCAGACCACCGACCTGATCCCGGCCATCATCAGCCTGGCCGGCGGGTGGCTGGCCCTACTACTGCTACTGGTGGACGAGACGGACAATGGCTTCGCCGACATCTACTCCACCGCCGTCAGCATCCAGAACCTCTTCCCGCGGGCGCGGCAGCGCTGGCTGGCTGTGGTTGTGGGCGCAGTCTGCGCGCTTGTCGCCGCCAAGGTCAACATCGTCCAGTACGAAGCCTTCCTGTTCCTGATCGGCGCCTTCTTCGTGCCGCTCTTTGGTGTGCTGGCCGCAGACTACTTCGTCCTGCGCCGCCGGCGCTACGACCTGGAGGCCCTGTACCGGTCGGCCGGGCCGTACTGGTACCGGGGAGGCGTCAACTGGAAGGCGGTGGCCGCGTGGCTGGCCGGCTTCCTCGCCTACCAGTGGATCGTGCCTACCGAGCTCCCCGGGTGGAAGGCGCTGCTGCGGGGCTCCGCCGCGGCGTTGTCCCTCCCCTTCCCCCTGAGCGCCCGCTTTCCCTGGCTGGGGGCTTCCGTACCCAGCTTCATCGTCGCCGCCGCGCTGTACCTGGCGGTGGCCGCTATCGGGAGGAAGGCCCCCAGGGCTGCGCCGACACACGGGTAG
- a CDS encoding ECF transporter S component, with amino-acid sequence MKTREVAVGGLLTALALLIPFAFRGTPLQLFIPTLQYSATFASHVPSMLAMLVSPAVAAMVGLGATIGFTITLNPVIGARAFTHAIWGVVGAVMIRRGARFWAALAVALPIHAIGEGVAVWALGPGLQAGAFVAAGTVVHHLIDSAISLALFRLVLPVLVQRERPA; translated from the coding sequence ATGAAGACACGTGAGGTCGCGGTCGGGGGGTTGCTGACGGCGCTGGCCCTGCTCATTCCCTTCGCCTTCCGGGGGACTCCGCTGCAGCTCTTCATCCCCACCCTGCAGTATTCGGCCACCTTTGCCTCCCACGTGCCCTCCATGCTGGCCATGCTGGTCAGTCCGGCGGTGGCGGCGATGGTGGGCCTGGGCGCCACCATCGGGTTCACCATCACCCTGAACCCGGTCATCGGGGCCCGGGCCTTCACCCACGCCATCTGGGGCGTGGTGGGCGCCGTGATGATCCGGCGGGGGGCGCGATTCTGGGCGGCCCTGGCGGTCGCCCTCCCCATTCACGCCATCGGTGAGGGAGTGGCGGTGTGGGCGCTGGGTCCCGGCCTGCAGGCTGGCGCCTTCGTGGCTGCAGGCACGGTGGTCCACCACCTCATCGACTCGGCGATCAGCCTGGCCCTGTTCCGGCTGGTGCTACCCGTGCTGGTGCAGCGCGAGCGGCCCGCCTGA
- the thiL gene encoding thiamine-phosphate kinase, giving the protein MQPEDDLQVQDVGEAGVLEAIGRIVARPDPEVLVGMGDDAAVLWPRTGRHVVATTDIQVEGVHFRSDLAGPGDVGWRALAVNLSDVAAMGGIPRHALVSLTVPPTLSLRWIEDFYRGLEELGALFGVTVVGGNLAAILGPIIADVTVLGEVEADLLLRRVGARAGDLLVVTGTLGASAAALLAWEHRLTLPEGERLLAAHRRPMPRVHEGRAAARSRWARAMIDLSDGLSTDLLRLCDANHLGVRLEGAAVPVDPALGDVASRLNLTPLDLALCGGEDYELLMAADRQHAEELAQLIREETGTAATVIGEMVPPDEGRVVQREGRHLPLEPLGWDHFRPSTTPKPVQRLS; this is encoded by the coding sequence GTGCAGCCCGAGGATGACCTGCAGGTGCAGGATGTGGGCGAGGCCGGGGTGCTGGAGGCTATCGGGCGGATCGTGGCGCGCCCGGACCCGGAGGTGCTGGTAGGGATGGGCGACGACGCGGCCGTTCTTTGGCCCCGCACGGGCCGGCACGTGGTGGCCACAACCGACATCCAGGTGGAGGGGGTGCACTTCCGCTCCGACCTGGCCGGCCCCGGGGACGTGGGGTGGAGGGCGCTTGCGGTCAACCTCAGCGACGTCGCCGCCATGGGCGGCATTCCCCGGCACGCACTGGTCTCCCTGACGGTGCCCCCAACTCTCTCCCTGCGCTGGATCGAGGATTTCTACCGTGGGCTGGAGGAGCTGGGCGCTCTCTTCGGCGTGACCGTCGTCGGCGGAAACCTCGCCGCCATCCTGGGGCCGATCATCGCCGACGTGACGGTACTTGGAGAGGTGGAGGCGGACCTCCTCCTCAGGCGGGTCGGCGCCCGGGCAGGGGACCTTCTGGTGGTCACCGGCACCCTGGGGGCTTCAGCGGCCGCCCTCCTGGCCTGGGAGCACCGCCTGACACTTCCGGAGGGTGAGCGGCTCCTGGCCGCGCACCGTCGCCCGATGCCCCGCGTGCACGAAGGGAGGGCGGCCGCGCGTTCGCGGTGGGCGAGGGCGATGATCGACCTCTCCGACGGGCTGTCCACCGACCTGTTGCGGCTGTGCGATGCCAACCACCTGGGGGTGCGCCTGGAGGGCGCCGCCGTGCCGGTGGATCCCGCGCTGGGTGATGTGGCTTCCCGCCTTAACCTCACGCCTCTGGACCTGGCGCTGTGCGGCGGGGAAGACTACGAGCTGCTCATGGCCGCCGACCGGCAGCACGCCGAGGAGCTAGCGCAGCTCATCCGGGAGGAGACAGGCACCGCCGCCACCGTCATCGGAGAGATGGTCCCCCCCGACGAAGGGCGCGTCGTGCAGCGGGAGGGGCGCCATCTCCCCCTGGAGCCCCTGGGGTGGGACCACTTTCGCCCCAGTACCACACCCAAGCCGGTGCAGCGGCTCTCATGA
- the thiE gene encoding thiamine phosphate synthase, whose protein sequence is MRPVDLAVYVITDRRLARGRSHEEIAAAAVAGGATVVQLRDKELTTRQMVETAVRMLALVRPAGVPLVINDRVDVVLAADADGVHVGPDDLTVEAARRILGPDRIVGASAGTVEEAVQAEREGADYLGVGSVFETASKADAGPPIGIEGLSRIVQAVRLPVVAIGGITLANAAEAIRAGATGVAVISAVVAAADIAAATRSLVEVVRAARG, encoded by the coding sequence ATGCGGCCTGTCGACCTGGCTGTCTATGTGATCACCGACCGACGCCTGGCCCGGGGCCGCAGCCACGAGGAGATTGCGGCGGCCGCCGTCGCCGGGGGCGCCACGGTGGTGCAGCTCAGGGACAAGGAGTTGACCACGCGCCAGATGGTGGAGACCGCCGTCAGGATGCTGGCGCTGGTGCGCCCGGCGGGCGTCCCGCTGGTGATTAACGACCGCGTGGATGTGGTCCTGGCTGCAGATGCGGACGGCGTGCACGTGGGCCCGGACGACCTCACGGTGGAGGCGGCGCGGCGGATTCTAGGTCCGGACCGAATCGTAGGGGCCTCAGCAGGGACAGTTGAAGAGGCCGTGCAGGCAGAACGTGAGGGTGCCGACTACCTGGGCGTGGGCAGCGTATTTGAGACAGCCTCCAAGGCCGATGCTGGCCCTCCCATAGGCATCGAGGGGTTGAGCCGGATCGTGCAGGCGGTGCGCCTGCCGGTGGTGGCCATCGGCGGCATCACCCTTGCCAACGCAGCGGAGGCCATCCGGGCTGGAGCGACCGGCGTGGCGGTGATCTCGGCGGTAGTAGCCGCTGCGGATATCGCTGCGGCTACTAGGTCCCTGGTGGAGGTGGTGCGTGCAGCCCGAGGATGA